From the genome of Cryptococcus tetragattii IND107 chromosome 6, whole genome shotgun sequence, one region includes:
- a CDS encoding hydroxyisourate hydrolase, whose product MSRSPITCHVLDSSQGKPASGVKISLQILKAEVLGSSEVTGKMLAEGITDTDGRCSTLLPPNEELSPGIYKMVFFTGDYFEAKGTETFYPVVEITFNYADPSQHYHIPLLLSPFSYTTYRGS is encoded by the exons ATGTCGCGTTCCCCTATAACTTGCCACG TGTTGGATTCGTCCCAGGGGAAACCAGCTTCAGGAGTCAAGATCTCTCTCCAAATACTCAAAGCAGAGGTGCTGGGGTCCAGCGAAGTCACCGGCAAGATGCTAGCCGAAGG GATCACCGATAcggatggaagatgttcTACTCTTTTGCCGCCAAATGAGGAACTCTCTCCTGGCATCTACAAGATGGTGTTTTTCACCGGTGATTACTTTGAAGCCAAGGGGACGGAAACTTTCTACCCAGTGGTTGAG ATTACCTTTAACTATGCCGATCCTTCCCAGCATTACCATATACCTCTCTTACTCAGTCCTTTCTCATATACCACATACCGTGGCAGCTAA